In Bombus affinis isolate iyBomAffi1 chromosome 8, iyBomAffi1.2, whole genome shotgun sequence, the following proteins share a genomic window:
- the LOC126919276 gene encoding rRNA-processing protein FCF1 homolog, with amino-acid sequence MGKNKRTRKFVIQRFAQMKRMISLTDSRIKPEHRAPPRKVKKENPTEIKITEAPQQSSALFFHYNTQLGPPYHILVDTNFINFSIKNKLDIIENMMECLYAKCIPYITDCVLGEMEKLGQKYKIALRIMKDPRFERLNCMHKGTYADDCIVNRVTQHKCYIVATNDKDLKRRIRKIPGVPIMYVAHHRYTIERMPDAYGAPRK; translated from the exons atg GGAAAAAATAAGAGGACGCGAAAATTTGTTATACAAAGATTTGCACAAATGAAAAGAATGATAAGTCTGACAGATTCAAGAAT AAAACCAGAGCATCGTGCACCACCAAgaaaagttaaaaaagaaaatccaactgaaattaaaataacagaAGC TCCCCAGCAATCCTCTGCATTATTTTTCCATTATAACACACAACTAGGACCTCCTTATCATATTTTGGtagatacaaattttataaatttctctattaaaaataaattagataTCATAGAAAATATGATGGAATGCCTTTATGCTAAATGCATTCCATATATAACGGATTGTGTGTTGGGTGAAATGGAGAAACTGGGCCAAAAGTATAAAATAGCTTTAAGGATTATGAAAGATCCTAGATTTGAAAGGTTAAACTGTATGCACAAAGGCACGTATGCGGATGACTGTATCGTCAATAGAGTAACTCAA CATAAATGCTACATTGTGGCAACTAATGACAAAGATCTAAAGAGGAGAATACGAAAAATACCTGGTGTACCTATAATGTATGTTGCTCACCATAGGTACACCATAGAAAGAATGCCGGATGCGTATGGAGCACCTAGAAAATAA
- the LOC126919230 gene encoding nuclear RNA export factor 1-like, with product MPKKSSKPQRGGRGGRLGNFEDKHYFGHDDRVLRNDRGSYLGNRPRVSFKTQVRPTRDVPRSLTLACLDEDVQMATSSNNNNNNSRQVIITGRNRRMQRGRNSPVPHRRYRTSLAPRSKRFPIGEINWYKVTIPYGHKYDKDYIINNLLSYIAPETFLPIMYRVFGSEANFYVDDEKIAVALLDCDRKITTTDGYKLLVRVSKSPFPQCEIDAKLKERLKQAMAKRYMHATNALDLSRFHRDPDLISDYFCALFQSPILKAVLDIVSEYIPDLEALNLDGNKLQTIQNLNILNRKFLKLKILYIGDNRIKDINQLDIIKDLKLEELKLAGNPICNKYKSRQNDYISDVRKRFPKLLRLDGMDLPKPILFDVVDEGNKIPLSQRMFVANAKAQEVASQFLQQYFLIFDSENRQPLLDAYVEHACFSMTVSYPPHYTNKLNGYLMENRNLMENKNLMDNRNLYRTNDTNRKQKLLKHGRLPVVSFISEMPRTSHYLNTFTMDISLITDGIMLITVTGLFKELDKKEQPVRYFNRTFIIVPEGNGYCIRNEQLHISQPTDAQLKQLSSQPQTQMIQDPGSQTPSISGNEKSLTVQLSEDVKQQMTMTLSQQTNMNLEWSLKCLEEVSWNYDNALSAFQEFYKRGQVPAEAFNK from the exons ATGCCGAAAAAATCAAGTAAACCGCAAAGGGGTGGCCGAGGTGGAAGACTTGGAAATTTTGAGGATAAACATTATTTTG GGCACGATGACCGTGTACTCAGAAATGACAGAGGTTCATATCTTGGTAATAGGCCTAGAGTATCATTCAAAACACAAGTAAGACCAACAAGGGATGTGCCTAGAAGTCTGACATTAGCATGCTTAGATGAAGATGTACAAATGGCAACAAGttccaataataataataataatagtaggcAAGTTATTATAACAGGAAGAAATAGAAGGATGCAACGTGGAAGAAATAGCCCTGTGCCTCATAGAAGATATAGGACTAGTTTAGCTCCTAGATCTAAGCGATTTCCTATAGGAGAAATTAATTGGTATAAAGTTACT ATACCATATGGACATAAATATGATAaagattatataataaataatcttCTTAGTTATATAGCACCGGAAACTTTTCTTCCAATAATG TATCGGGTTTTTGGAAGTGAAGCCAATTTTTATGTAGATGATGAGAAAATAGCAGTTGCGTTACTTGACTGTGATCGTAAAATTACAACTACTGATGGATACAAATTATTAGTAAGAGTCTCAAAATCACCGTTTCCTCAATGTGAAATTGATGCCAAACTGAAAGAAAGATTGAAACAAGCCATGGCTAAACGATATATGCATGCTACAAATGCACTAGACTTGTCAAGGTTTCACAGAGATCCag ATCTTATTTCCGACTACTTTTGTGCACTATTCCAATCTCCAATATTAAAAGCAGTATTAGACATTGTATCAGAATACATACCAGATTTAGAGGCATTAAATTTGGATGGAAATAAGTTACAGACAAtccaaaatttaaatattctgaatagaaaatttttaaaGTTAAAGATACTGTATATTGGAGATAACAGG ATAAAAGATATTAATCAATTGGATATTATCAAAGATCTGAAATTGGAAGAGCTTAAATTGGCAGGGaaccctatatgcaacaaatatAAATCTCGGCAAAATGACTACATTAG CGACGTGCGGAAAAGGTTTCCTAAACTCCTGCGACTG gaTGGTATGGATCTCCCAAAGCCAATCTTATTCGATGTAGTGGACGAAGGAAACAAAATACCCCTTTCTCAGAGGATGTTTGTTGCAAATGCAAAAGCACAAGAAGTTGCTAGTCAATTTCTACAGCAGTACTTTCTCATATTTGATAGTGAGAATCGCCAACCATTGCTAGATGCGTATGTCGAACATGCGTGTTTTAGCATGACCGTGTCTTATCCTCCTCACTATACTAATAA ATTAAATGGCTACCTAATGGAAAATAGAAATCTAATGGAAAATAAGAATCTAATGGACAATAGAAACCTCTACAGAACAAACGATACAAACAGAAAGCAGAAGTTATTAAAACATGGTCGTTTGCCTGTAGTTTCATTTATTTCCGAAATGCCACGAACTTCCCACTATTTGAATACTTTCACAATGGACATCAGCCTGATTACA GACGGAATAATGTTGATTACAGTTACTGGACTGTTCAAAGAGCTTGACAAGAAGGAACAGCCTGTTCGTTACTTTAATCGAACCTTTATAATAGTACCAGAAGGAAATGGTTACTGTATTCGAAATGAACAACTACATATCAGTCAACCGACAGACGCACAATTAAAACAATTGAGTAGTCAACCACAAACGCAAATGATCCAGGATCCAGGATCACAGACTCCTTCGATTAGCGGCAACGAAAAATCATTAACGGTTCAATTATCCGAAGACGTAAAACAACAAATGACGATGACGCTTAGCCAACAAACAAACATGAACTTAGAATGGAGTTTAAAGTGTTTAGAAGAAGTATCATGGAATTATGACAATGCGCTTTCTGCGTTTCAAGAATTTTACAAGCGGGGACAAGTACCAGCGGAAGCAtttaataaataa